A DNA window from Streptomyces canus contains the following coding sequences:
- a CDS encoding winged helix-turn-helix transcriptional regulator → MDPRLDRDTSNCSIARTLEVVGEKWTILILREVWYGSSRFSEFERVLGCPRNLLAARLRMLVEEGILATETYKEPGSRSRPKYVITSKGMDLVPAVMGLLQWGDRYRADPEGPAVLARHRECGAHVDVQIRCEQGHPVQAKDIESVPGPAFRVRSPE, encoded by the coding sequence ATGGATCCCCGGCTCGACCGGGACACGTCGAACTGTTCGATCGCGCGGACACTTGAGGTCGTGGGGGAGAAGTGGACGATCCTGATCTTGCGTGAGGTCTGGTACGGCTCGTCCCGGTTCAGCGAGTTCGAACGGGTCCTCGGTTGCCCTCGTAACCTCCTCGCGGCACGGCTTCGGATGCTGGTGGAGGAAGGGATCCTGGCCACCGAGACCTACAAGGAGCCGGGCTCGCGGAGCCGGCCGAAGTACGTGATCACGTCCAAGGGGATGGATCTGGTGCCGGCCGTGATGGGGCTGCTGCAGTGGGGCGACCGCTACCGGGCCGACCCCGAGGGGCCCGCGGTCCTGGCGCGCCATCGCGAGTGCGGTGCGCACGTCGACGTGCAGATCCGCTGCGAACAAGGCCATCCGGTGCAGGCGAAGGACATCGAGAGCGTCCCCGGCCCGGCCTTTCGCGTGAGGTCGCCCGAGTGA
- a CDS encoding alpha/beta fold hydrolase, which translates to MTSYRKAPTHTVTAGAVTFAYRDLGPKTGVPVIFITHLAAVLDNWDPRVVDGIAARHRVITFDNRGVGASSGSTPKTIEEMAKDAVTFIRGLGLEQVDLHGFSMGGMIAQVIAQNEPRLVRKLILTGTGPAGGEGIKNVTRLSHLDTVRALFTLQDPKQFLFFTRTAGGRRAGKQFLARLKERTHDRDKAISRTSYFSQLKAIHRWGLAQPQDLSVIRQPVLVANGDNDRMVPTKNSYDLARRLPDADLVVYPDAGHGGIFQFHERFVAEALDFLER; encoded by the coding sequence GTGACGTCGTACAGGAAGGCGCCCACCCACACCGTCACCGCCGGGGCGGTGACCTTCGCCTACCGTGACCTAGGCCCGAAGACCGGCGTCCCGGTCATCTTCATCACCCACCTCGCCGCGGTCCTCGACAACTGGGACCCCCGGGTCGTCGACGGCATCGCCGCCAGGCATCGCGTCATCACCTTCGACAACAGGGGCGTCGGCGCTTCCAGCGGCTCGACACCGAAGACCATCGAGGAGATGGCGAAGGATGCCGTCACCTTCATCCGGGGACTCGGGCTCGAGCAGGTCGACCTGCACGGCTTCTCGATGGGCGGCATGATCGCCCAGGTGATCGCGCAGAACGAACCGCGGCTGGTACGCAAACTGATCCTCACGGGCACCGGCCCGGCGGGCGGCGAGGGCATCAAGAACGTGACGCGACTGTCCCATCTGGACACCGTCCGGGCCCTGTTCACCCTCCAGGACCCGAAGCAGTTCCTCTTCTTCACCCGCACCGCGGGCGGGCGCCGAGCCGGAAAGCAGTTCCTGGCCCGGCTCAAGGAGCGCACCCACGACCGTGACAAGGCGATCTCCCGCACGTCGTACTTCTCCCAGCTCAAGGCCATTCATCGCTGGGGACTCGCGCAGCCGCAGGACCTCTCCGTCATCCGTCAGCCCGTGCTCGTCGCCAACGGCGACAACGACAGGATGGTGCCCACGAAGAACTCGTACGACCTGGCCCGGCGACTGCCGGACGCCGACCTGGTCGTCTACCCCGACGCCGGCCACGGAGGCATCTTCCAGTTCCACGAGCGGTTCGTGGCGGAAGCCCTCGACTTCCTCGAGCGGTAG
- a CDS encoding poly(ethylene terephthalate) hydrolase family protein: MSTKRQLADWDAALAHAKPRPDVDRSRVAVWGSSFGGGHGITVASRHPELRAAVAQCPFTDGLASALALGPLASLRMTPVLVRDLTTRVRGRAPAMVEQPVPVSGGE, from the coding sequence CTGTCGACCAAGCGGCAGCTCGCCGACTGGGACGCCGCCCTCGCCCACGCCAAGCCCCGTCCTGACGTCGACCGCTCCCGCGTCGCGGTCTGGGGCAGCTCCTTCGGCGGCGGGCACGGCATCACCGTCGCCTCGCGCCATCCCGAACTGCGCGCGGCCGTGGCCCAGTGCCCGTTCACCGACGGGCTGGCCTCCGCGCTCGCGCTGGGCCCGCTCGCCTCACTCAGGATGACCCCCGTGCTCGTCCGGGATCTGACGACGAGAGTCCGCGGCAGGGCGCCCGCGATGGTGGAACAGCCAGTGCCAGTATCCGGAGGCGAGTAA
- a CDS encoding serine/threonine-protein kinase — MGDSRLIQGRYRLLDLIGRGGMGEVWRARDESLGRHVAVKCLKPLGRQHDQTFTRVLRERFRREARVAAALSHRGITVVHDFGESDGVLYLVMELLDGRNLSQLLEDNKQHPLPVADVVEIADQVAAALAYTHQQGIVHRDLKPANIVRLTDGTVKICDFGIARLGHDVDFTSRLTGTGIAMGTPHYMSPEQIGGSEVDQRSDLYSLGCVLYEIATGAPPFDLEDAWAILVGHRDTPPRPPRSHRAELPEYLEKVILDLLAKQPEQRPHDARELGRRITLGRTTPAYVPTVVTPRPDFRPQESAEPSRPRETRLPSWTRGMTTGHKATGAGLVTTPPDTGAGLTGEWIARPATGRTEEPLPDEPPVPSAQALAVLAGRHNAGLSLGRLGRWAEAGEVHRAVAAEREHLLGPDHPDTLASRYEVAFTLSRTGRAAEALREYKHVAASRTRALGADHPDTLAARQEMAYVLGQLGRHFDAHQVYNSVLTARERGMGPDHPDTLRCRHNLAFNLSRLGRLEDSYRMACEVATARTRVLGPHHPDTLVTRYEVAYALGQLGRWAEALRTYHEVAEARAQALGPDHPDTLAARYEVGISLGRLGRSADALQLYRDLIEDRTRIHGPTHPETLRARHGLGVNLGRLGRWEEALAESRDVCAIRERVLGADHPDTLVSRREVAVGLGWLGRWADALTEYRSVATARERVLGADHPGTLASRNDEAHCLEQLGRGAEAVELYRRVAVLRQQRASGAQ, encoded by the coding sequence ATGGGGGACAGCAGGCTCATCCAGGGGCGGTACCGGCTGCTCGATCTGATCGGGCGCGGCGGCATGGGCGAGGTGTGGCGGGCGCGCGACGAGTCGCTGGGCCGCCATGTCGCCGTGAAGTGTCTCAAGCCGCTGGGCCGGCAGCACGACCAGACCTTCACCCGGGTCCTGAGGGAGCGGTTCCGGCGCGAGGCGCGCGTGGCCGCCGCCCTCAGCCACCGCGGCATAACGGTCGTCCATGACTTCGGCGAGTCCGACGGCGTCCTCTACCTGGTGATGGAGCTCCTGGACGGCCGCAACCTCAGCCAGCTCCTGGAGGACAACAAACAGCACCCGCTGCCCGTCGCCGATGTCGTCGAGATCGCCGACCAGGTCGCCGCCGCCCTCGCCTACACCCACCAGCAGGGCATCGTGCACCGGGACCTGAAGCCCGCGAACATCGTCCGGCTCACCGACGGCACGGTGAAGATCTGCGACTTCGGCATCGCCCGCCTCGGCCACGACGTCGACTTCACCTCCCGGCTGACCGGCACCGGCATCGCGATGGGCACCCCGCACTACATGTCGCCGGAGCAGATAGGCGGTTCCGAGGTCGACCAGCGCAGCGACCTGTACTCCCTGGGATGTGTGCTGTACGAGATCGCCACCGGGGCACCGCCGTTCGACCTGGAGGACGCGTGGGCGATCCTCGTCGGCCACCGCGACACCCCACCCCGGCCACCGCGCAGCCATCGTGCCGAGCTCCCGGAGTACCTCGAGAAGGTCATCCTCGACCTGCTGGCCAAACAGCCCGAACAACGCCCGCACGACGCACGTGAGCTGGGCCGCCGGATCACCCTGGGCCGCACCACCCCGGCGTACGTGCCCACCGTGGTGACCCCGCGGCCCGACTTCCGGCCGCAGGAGTCCGCCGAGCCCTCCCGCCCCCGCGAGACCCGGCTGCCGTCCTGGACCCGCGGCATGACCACCGGCCACAAGGCCACCGGCGCCGGCCTCGTCACCACACCCCCGGACACCGGGGCCGGTCTCACCGGCGAGTGGATCGCCCGCCCAGCCACCGGCCGCACCGAGGAACCCCTGCCGGACGAGCCGCCCGTGCCCTCCGCGCAGGCCCTCGCGGTACTCGCCGGACGCCACAACGCGGGGCTCAGCCTCGGACGCCTGGGCCGCTGGGCCGAGGCCGGCGAGGTGCACCGAGCGGTCGCCGCCGAGCGCGAGCACCTGCTCGGCCCCGACCACCCCGACACCCTCGCCAGCCGCTACGAGGTCGCCTTCACCCTCAGCCGCACCGGCCGCGCCGCCGAGGCCCTGCGCGAGTACAAGCACGTGGCCGCGAGCAGAACCCGCGCCCTGGGTGCCGATCACCCCGACACCCTCGCCGCCCGCCAGGAAATGGCATACGTCCTCGGCCAGTTGGGCCGCCACTTCGACGCCCACCAGGTCTACAACTCGGTGCTCACCGCACGGGAACGCGGTATGGGCCCCGACCATCCCGACACCCTCCGCTGCCGCCACAACCTCGCCTTCAACCTCAGCAGGCTCGGCCGTCTGGAGGACTCGTACCGCATGGCCTGCGAGGTGGCCACCGCCCGCACCCGGGTACTGGGCCCCCATCACCCCGACACGCTGGTCACCCGTTACGAAGTCGCCTACGCGCTCGGCCAGCTGGGGCGCTGGGCGGAGGCTCTGCGGACCTACCACGAGGTCGCCGAAGCCCGCGCCCAGGCCCTCGGTCCCGACCACCCCGACACCCTCGCCGCCCGCTACGAGGTCGGCATCAGCCTCGGGCGCCTCGGCCGCAGCGCGGACGCACTCCAGCTCTACCGCGATCTGATCGAGGACCGCACCCGCATCCACGGCCCCACCCACCCCGAGACCCTGCGCGCCCGGCACGGCCTCGGCGTCAACCTCGGCCGCCTCGGCCGCTGGGAAGAAGCCCTCGCCGAGTCCCGTGACGTGTGCGCGATCCGCGAACGTGTCCTCGGGGCCGACCACCCGGACACCCTGGTCAGCCGCCGCGAGGTCGCCGTGGGTCTGGGCTGGCTGGGCCGCTGGGCGGACGCCCTCACCGAGTACCGCAGTGTGGCCACCGCCCGCGAACGCGTCCTCGGCGCCGACCATCCCGGCACGCTCGCCAGCCGCAACGACGAGGCCCACTGCCTGGAGCAGCTGGGGCGGGGTGCGGAGGCGGTGGAGCTGTACCGCCGGGTGGCGGTCCTGCGGCAGCAGCGGGCGTCGGGAGCGCAGTGA
- a CDS encoding SDR family NAD(P)-dependent oxidoreductase, with amino-acid sequence MRIAAGERLVGMTHHTITPLLADKVAFVTGAGRGIGAAAARLFAREGARVLLAARTETQLKAVTEEIRAAGGTADYVLCDLADPMSVQAAVDRAVELYGRLDIAFNNGATIQQPSPMDQLSEADFDHVISVNLKGPWLAMNAEIAAIRATAGTGAIVNNSSVGSLMANPWLPAYGAAKRAVNSLTASAAATYGPEGIRVNAIAPGTTLTEMIDEWEANSPGIVEQLVAQTPLGRGADPAEIAEAAAWLLSDRASYVTGVVLRVDGGSRA; translated from the coding sequence ATGAGGATCGCGGCCGGGGAGAGGCTCGTCGGCATGACCCACCACACGATCACACCTCTGCTCGCCGACAAGGTCGCTTTCGTCACCGGTGCCGGACGTGGCATCGGCGCGGCGGCCGCACGGCTGTTCGCCCGGGAGGGCGCCCGCGTTCTGCTCGCCGCCCGCACCGAGACCCAGCTCAAGGCCGTGACCGAGGAGATCCGGGCGGCGGGCGGCACCGCCGACTACGTCCTGTGCGACCTGGCCGACCCGATGAGCGTCCAGGCCGCCGTGGACCGGGCCGTCGAGCTGTACGGCAGGCTGGACATCGCCTTCAACAACGGTGCCACCATCCAGCAGCCCAGCCCGATGGACCAGCTGTCCGAGGCCGACTTCGACCACGTCATCTCCGTCAACCTCAAGGGCCCCTGGCTGGCGATGAATGCCGAGATCGCCGCCATCCGGGCCACCGCGGGCACCGGCGCGATCGTCAACAACTCCAGTGTCGGCAGCCTGATGGCCAACCCCTGGCTGCCCGCGTACGGCGCCGCCAAGCGGGCGGTCAACAGCCTGACCGCGTCGGCCGCCGCCACCTACGGCCCGGAGGGCATCCGTGTCAACGCCATCGCCCCGGGCACCACGCTGACCGAGATGATCGACGAATGGGAGGCGAACTCCCCCGGCATCGTCGAGCAGCTCGTCGCGCAGACACCGCTGGGGCGGGGCGCCGACCCGGCCGAGATCGCCGAAGCCGCGGCCTGGCTGCTGAGCGACCGGGCCTCGTACGTCACCGGAGTGGTGCTCCGGGTCGACGGCGGCAGCCGGGCGTGA
- a CDS encoding phytoene desaturase family protein, with product MPAHEGHHRSYDAVIVGGGHNGLVAAAYLARAGRSVLVLERLGNTGGAAVSTRPFAGVDARLSRYSYLVSLLPKKIVRDLGLDFRVRTRNVSSYTPVERDGTPTGLLVGGGERRTREAFARLTGGEREYQAWQRFYDMTGHVAQRIFPTLTEPLPTRDELRLRVDDEEAWRVLFEEPIGAAVEERFADDLVRGVVLTDALIGTFADAHDPSLKQNRCFLYHVIGGGTGAWDVPVGGMGALTDALATAARDAGAVLATGHEAVRIDTDGSAAEITYRTADGEGAVAARHVLVNASPQQLAVLTGDQPPTPAEGAQLKVNMLLKRLPRLRDSEVDPHEAFSGTFHVAEGYRQLATAHAQAAAGRLPTAPPSEIYCHSLTDPTILGPDLVEQGYQTLTLFGLHTPARLFDRDNDAVREELLKSTLAQLDAHLAEPLAECLATDADGRPCIEAKTPLDLERDLRLPGGNIFHRELSWPYAQEGTGRWGVETRHANVLLCGAGAVRGGGVSGVPGHNAAMAVLEELAG from the coding sequence ATGCCTGCACACGAGGGACACCACCGCAGCTACGACGCCGTCATCGTCGGCGGGGGCCACAACGGACTGGTCGCCGCCGCCTATCTGGCCCGGGCCGGGCGGTCCGTACTGGTGCTCGAGCGGCTCGGGAACACCGGGGGCGCCGCGGTTTCCACGCGGCCGTTCGCGGGGGTGGACGCCCGGCTGTCGCGCTACTCGTACCTGGTCAGCCTGCTGCCCAAGAAGATCGTCCGCGACCTCGGCCTGGACTTCCGCGTCCGCACGCGCAATGTCTCCTCGTACACCCCCGTGGAACGCGACGGCACGCCGACCGGTCTGCTCGTCGGCGGCGGAGAGCGCCGCACCAGGGAGGCCTTCGCCCGGCTCACCGGTGGCGAACGCGAGTACCAGGCCTGGCAGCGGTTCTACGACATGACGGGCCACGTCGCGCAGCGGATCTTCCCCACCCTCACCGAGCCCCTGCCCACGCGGGACGAACTGCGCCTGCGGGTGGACGACGAGGAGGCGTGGCGGGTCCTGTTCGAGGAACCGATCGGCGCAGCCGTCGAGGAGCGTTTCGCCGATGACCTGGTCCGGGGCGTCGTCCTGACCGACGCGCTCATCGGCACCTTCGCCGACGCCCACGACCCCTCCCTGAAACAGAACCGCTGCTTCCTCTACCACGTGATCGGCGGCGGGACCGGCGCCTGGGACGTCCCCGTCGGCGGCATGGGCGCCCTCACCGACGCCCTGGCCACAGCGGCACGGGACGCGGGCGCTGTTCTCGCCACCGGGCACGAGGCCGTACGGATCGACACGGACGGAAGCGCGGCGGAGATCACCTATCGCACGGCCGACGGAGAGGGCGCCGTCGCGGCCCGGCACGTCCTGGTGAACGCCTCACCGCAGCAACTCGCCGTGCTCACCGGCGACCAGCCGCCCACCCCCGCCGAGGGTGCCCAGCTCAAGGTCAACATGCTGCTCAAGCGCCTGCCGCGGCTGCGCGACAGCGAGGTCGACCCGCACGAGGCGTTCTCCGGCACCTTCCATGTCGCCGAGGGCTACCGGCAGCTGGCCACCGCCCACGCCCAGGCTGCCGCCGGCCGGCTTCCCACCGCACCGCCCTCCGAGATCTACTGCCACTCCCTCACCGACCCGACGATCCTCGGCCCGGACCTCGTCGAGCAGGGCTACCAGACCCTCACCCTGTTCGGCCTGCACACCCCGGCCCGGCTCTTCGACCGGGACAACGACGCCGTACGCGAGGAACTCCTCAAGTCGACCCTCGCCCAGCTCGACGCCCACCTCGCCGAGCCGCTGGCCGAGTGCCTGGCCACGGACGCGGACGGCCGGCCCTGCATCGAGGCCAAGACCCCGCTCGACCTGGAGCGGGACCTGCGGCTGCCCGGCGGCAACATCTTCCACCGGGAGCTGTCCTGGCCGTACGCCCAGGAGGGCACCGGCCGCTGGGGCGTGGAGACCCGGCACGCGAACGTGCTCCTGTGCGGGGCGGGCGCCGTGCGCGGCGGCGGGGTGAGCGGCGTGCCGGGGCACAACGCGGCGATGGCCGTGCTGGAGGAGCTCGCGGGCTGA
- the lpdA gene encoding dihydrolipoyl dehydrogenase: MDEQGERFDVVVLGAGPGGYVAAIRAAQLGKSVAVVEEKYWGGVCLNVGCIPTKALLRNAELAHLFTREAKTFGIKVDGEVSFDYGEAFRRSRKVADGRVKGVHYLMKKNKITEISGRGTFLDPHTLQVADYDGNTRTIGFDHCIIAAGASPKLLPGTRRTSRVVTFEEQILAEDLPQSIVIAGAGAIGVEFAYVLHNYGVKVTIVEFLDRVAPLEDAEVSAELAKQYRKLGIDVLTSTRVESIDESGPQVRVTVTGKDGAQHVLETDKVLQAIGFAPNVTGYGLENTGVRVTERGAIDVDGRCRTSVPHIYAIGDVTAKLMLAHAAEAMGVVAAETIADAETMELNYVMIPRATFCQPQIASFGYTEAQAREKGFDVQVAKFPFTANAKAHGLGDATGFVKLISDGKYGELLGGHLIGPDVTELLPELTLAQQWDLTVHEVARNVHAHPTLGEAVKEAVHGLAGHMINM, encoded by the coding sequence ATGGACGAGCAGGGTGAGCGCTTCGACGTCGTCGTACTCGGCGCGGGCCCCGGCGGATACGTAGCCGCCATCCGGGCCGCCCAACTGGGCAAGAGCGTTGCGGTCGTCGAGGAGAAGTACTGGGGCGGCGTCTGTCTGAACGTGGGCTGTATCCCCACCAAGGCCCTGCTGCGCAACGCCGAGCTCGCGCACCTCTTCACGCGCGAGGCGAAGACCTTCGGCATCAAGGTGGACGGTGAGGTCTCCTTCGACTACGGGGAGGCCTTCCGCCGTAGCCGGAAGGTCGCGGACGGCCGGGTCAAGGGCGTCCACTACCTGATGAAGAAGAACAAGATCACGGAAATCAGCGGTCGCGGCACGTTCCTCGACCCGCACACGCTCCAGGTGGCCGACTACGACGGCAACACCCGGACCATCGGCTTCGACCACTGCATCATCGCCGCCGGGGCGAGTCCCAAGCTGCTGCCCGGCACCCGCCGTACCTCCCGCGTGGTGACGTTCGAGGAGCAGATCCTGGCCGAGGACCTGCCGCAGTCCATCGTGATCGCGGGTGCCGGCGCGATCGGTGTCGAGTTCGCGTATGTGCTGCACAACTACGGCGTGAAGGTGACGATCGTCGAGTTCCTGGACCGGGTCGCACCGCTGGAGGACGCCGAAGTCTCCGCCGAACTCGCCAAGCAGTACCGGAAGCTGGGCATCGACGTCCTCACCTCGACCCGCGTCGAGTCGATCGACGAGTCCGGCCCGCAGGTCCGCGTCACCGTCACCGGCAAGGACGGCGCCCAGCACGTCCTGGAGACGGACAAGGTCCTGCAGGCGATCGGCTTCGCCCCGAACGTCACCGGGTACGGCCTGGAGAACACCGGCGTGCGCGTCACCGAGCGCGGCGCGATCGACGTCGACGGCCGTTGCCGCACCTCCGTCCCGCACATCTACGCCATCGGCGACGTCACCGCGAAGCTGATGCTCGCGCACGCCGCCGAGGCGATGGGCGTGGTCGCCGCCGAGACGATCGCGGACGCGGAGACCATGGAGCTGAACTACGTGATGATCCCGCGGGCCACGTTCTGCCAGCCGCAGATCGCCAGCTTCGGCTACACCGAGGCGCAGGCGAGGGAGAAGGGCTTCGACGTCCAGGTCGCCAAGTTCCCGTTCACCGCGAACGCCAAGGCGCACGGTCTGGGCGACGCGACCGGCTTCGTGAAGCTGATCAGCGACGGCAAGTACGGTGAGCTCCTCGGCGGTCACCTGATCGGCCCGGACGTCACCGAACTTCTCCCCGAGCTGACCCTGGCCCAGCAGTGGGACCTCACCGTCCACGAGGTGGCCCGCAACGTCCACGCCCACCCGACCCTGGGCGAGGCGGTCAAGGAAGCCGTCCACGGCCTCGCCGGCCACATGATCAACATGTAG
- a CDS encoding oxygenase MpaB family protein translates to MMWVAGIRALYLQALHPRALRGVMQNSDFRREAWGRLMRTAHFVGTTTYGTTEAAEKAGARVRKIHSMLGATDPDTGERYGVDEPGLLLWVHCAEIDSYLQVARRSGFRLTDEQADRYISEHRVSARLVGLDPDAVPASQSEMTAYFERMLPELAATPEAREVDDFLRRPPTHPLLVPAREVLWRRVAQLAYAALPPYAHELYGRKAPEPTTVTRQLRATGTLLRCVPARLRWQLPPKHILRAMARLGPGSRPAPYKLGR, encoded by the coding sequence ATGATGTGGGTCGCCGGCATTCGCGCGCTCTACCTCCAGGCCCTGCATCCGCGCGCGCTGCGCGGGGTCATGCAGAACTCCGACTTCCGGCGTGAGGCCTGGGGCCGGCTGATGCGCACCGCCCACTTCGTCGGCACGACGACCTACGGCACCACGGAGGCCGCGGAGAAGGCCGGCGCCCGGGTCCGGAAGATCCACAGCATGCTCGGCGCGACCGACCCCGACACCGGCGAACGCTACGGCGTCGACGAACCCGGACTCCTGCTCTGGGTGCACTGCGCCGAGATCGACTCCTACCTCCAGGTCGCCCGCCGCTCCGGCTTCCGCCTCACCGACGAACAGGCGGACCGCTACATATCCGAACACCGGGTCAGCGCCCGCCTGGTGGGCCTGGACCCCGACGCCGTACCGGCGAGCCAGTCGGAGATGACCGCCTACTTCGAGAGGATGCTCCCCGAACTCGCCGCTACGCCCGAGGCCCGCGAAGTGGACGACTTCCTCCGCCGCCCGCCGACGCACCCCCTCCTTGTCCCGGCGCGTGAGGTGCTCTGGCGGCGCGTGGCCCAGCTTGCGTACGCCGCCCTGCCGCCGTACGCCCACGAGTTGTACGGCAGGAAAGCGCCCGAACCCACCACCGTCACCCGCCAGTTGCGCGCCACCGGCACCCTGCTGCGCTGCGTTCCCGCACGTCTGCGCTGGCAACTCCCGCCCAAACACATCCTCCGCGCCATGGCCCGCCTCGGCCCCGGCTCGCGGCCCGCCCCGTACAAACTCGGACGATAG
- a CDS encoding aminoglycoside phosphotransferase family protein, whose protein sequence is MKMHANQLTVSSETVRILVERQFPEWRNLPVRGIAAQGTVNAVFRIGDRFAARFPLEAADVESTRRWLKSEAEAARELAGRTRFPTPEPVALGEPGAGYPLPWSVQTWLPGVVAADEDPGESSAFARDLADLIGELRAIDTHGRTFAGTGRGGDLRSHDAWMETCFRHSEQLLDVPRLRRIWATLRDLPRGAAEDVMAHCDLIPGNVLVSAGRLAGILDVGGFGPADPSLDLVSAWHLLEAGPRQVLRDHLGSDDLEWERGKAWAFVQAMGLVWYYVKSNPVMSRTGQRSLERVLADKSPA, encoded by the coding sequence ATGAAGATGCACGCCAACCAGCTGACCGTGTCATCTGAGACGGTGCGCATATTGGTAGAGCGGCAGTTTCCTGAGTGGCGGAACCTGCCAGTCAGGGGCATCGCGGCGCAGGGCACGGTCAACGCCGTCTTCCGTATTGGCGACCGGTTCGCAGCCCGATTTCCTCTTGAGGCCGCAGACGTCGAGTCGACGCGGCGCTGGCTGAAGTCCGAGGCGGAAGCGGCTCGCGAGCTGGCAGGTCGCACGCGCTTCCCGACGCCCGAGCCGGTCGCGCTCGGTGAACCTGGGGCAGGTTATCCGCTTCCGTGGTCGGTGCAGACGTGGCTGCCCGGCGTCGTGGCCGCCGACGAGGACCCTGGCGAATCGTCTGCGTTCGCCCGTGACTTGGCCGATCTCATCGGCGAACTGCGCGCGATCGACACGCATGGCCGCACGTTCGCCGGCACAGGTCGAGGAGGCGACCTGCGGTCCCATGACGCGTGGATGGAGACCTGTTTCAGACACAGTGAGCAACTCCTGGATGTCCCTCGGCTGCGCCGTATCTGGGCGACTTTGCGTGATCTGCCGCGAGGTGCAGCTGAGGACGTCATGGCCCATTGCGATCTGATTCCTGGCAACGTGCTCGTGTCCGCCGGTCGGCTTGCGGGGATTCTCGACGTCGGCGGCTTCGGGCCGGCTGACCCTTCGCTGGATCTGGTGAGTGCGTGGCATTTGCTCGAGGCTGGGCCGCGGCAGGTGCTCCGTGATCACCTGGGGAGCGACGACCTTGAATGGGAGCGAGGCAAGGCGTGGGCTTTCGTTCAAGCGATGGGATTGGTCTGGTACTACGTCAAAAGCAACCCGGTCATGAGCCGGACGGGTCAGCGATCCTTGGAACGCGTCCTGGCGGACAAGTCACCCGCGTGA
- a CDS encoding TetR/AcrR family transcriptional regulator, which translates to MVRYGKEHKSETRQRIIETAGRRFKQDGIDGSGVATLMKDAGLTNGAFYAHFASKDDLVTTAVADQLKAQAENVVALAAPGRAGLEQIVRGYLSPQHREQLGDGCPNAALLDEIGRCTETTRQAYTDGVLILVEGIADRMAPEAPSSARVKALSLLGMMAGTLQLSRALTDSRLANELLDQGIDNALALLDSWQRV; encoded by the coding sequence GTGGTGCGGTACGGAAAAGAGCACAAGTCGGAGACCAGGCAGCGGATCATCGAGACGGCGGGCCGCCGGTTCAAGCAGGACGGTATCGACGGCTCCGGGGTCGCGACGCTCATGAAGGACGCGGGGCTGACCAACGGGGCTTTCTACGCTCACTTCGCATCCAAGGATGACCTCGTCACCACGGCCGTCGCCGACCAGTTGAAGGCGCAGGCCGAGAACGTCGTCGCGCTGGCCGCGCCCGGCCGGGCCGGACTTGAGCAGATAGTGCGGGGGTACCTTTCGCCCCAGCATCGGGAACAGCTTGGCGACGGCTGCCCCAACGCCGCTCTGCTCGACGAGATCGGGCGCTGTACCGAGACGACCAGGCAGGCGTACACCGACGGTGTGCTGATCCTTGTCGAGGGCATTGCCGACCGCATGGCGCCCGAGGCCCCGTCCTCCGCACGTGTGAAGGCACTCAGCCTGCTCGGCATGATGGCCGGGACGCTGCAGCTTTCCCGCGCTCTGACCGACAGCCGCCTCGCCAACGAGCTCCTCGATCAGGGGATTGACAACGCCCTCGCCCTGCTGGACAGCTGGCAGCGCGTCTGA
- a CDS encoding alpha/beta fold hydrolase: MRFPQRDMEHRRRVSGGRAVQETQSAAVGSTDAYAPDLGGQTQVDGVHGWPQNSDCWRPVLADLAADYTVVAPDLRGYGLSDKPATGYDKRRMAADVAGLVEVLGFERAMVVGHDRGARVGHHWALDRPDQVERPAVLDIVPTRKVSRRLDVLLASGYWHWLFHHRGRPAADSRRQIPDEHGGHPE; encoded by the coding sequence GTGCGGTTTCCGCAGCGGGACATGGAGCACCGTCGGCGGGTTTCGGGCGGGCGAGCGGTCCAGGAAACGCAGAGCGCAGCGGTCGGCTCCACAGACGCGTACGCGCCGGATCTCGGCGGACAGACGCAGGTCGACGGCGTCCACGGCTGGCCGCAGAACTCCGACTGCTGGCGGCCGGTACTGGCGGATCTCGCCGCCGACTACACCGTCGTTGCGCCCGACCTGCGTGGATACGGCCTGAGCGACAAACCCGCCACGGGATACGACAAGCGGCGGATGGCAGCCGATGTGGCAGGCCTCGTCGAGGTGCTCGGCTTCGAGCGGGCCATGGTCGTGGGCCACGACCGCGGCGCCCGCGTGGGGCACCACTGGGCACTGGACCGCCCGGACCAGGTGGAGCGGCCGGCCGTGCTCGACATCGTTCCCACTCGGAAGGTGTCCCGCCGCCTGGACGTCTTACTCGCCTCCGGATACTGGCACTGGCTGTTCCACCATCGCGGGCGCCCTGCCGCGGACTCTCGTCGTCAGATCCCGGACGAGCACGGGGGTCATCCTGAGTGA